A stretch of DNA from Pseudanabaena sp. BC1403:
TGGATGCCGATGAGCCTCCTGTGACGGGGGATACAGTGACTACTAATCTGGAGGTGACGATTCCTGCTAGAGCTTTACGCGAGCTAGAACGAATGCTCAACCAACAAACAGAGGGGGCGATCGCAGTTAAGTTTGATCGTGCCAATATGATTTTCCAAAGTGCTAATCAAATCTTGATTTCTCGCTTGCTAGATGGTACTTATCCCAACTATCGCCAATTGATTCCCAGCCGCTTTGATCGTCAAGTTACAGTTGAGCGCAAATTGTTTTTATCGGCTCTAGAACGTATCGCTGTATTGGCTGACCAAAAAAATAACATTGTCAAAATTACAATTGACTCGACAGGGCAAGAAATTTCTCTCTCGGTTGAAGCGCCAGATGTTGCCGCTGGACGTGAATCTCTACCTGCTCAAGTTTCGGGTGAAGATGTGGAAATTGCTTTTAATGTCAAATATTTATTGGACGGATTAAAGGCTCTGCCGAGCAATGAAATTCAAATTCAAATGAACAATCCGACCAGCCCTGCGGTACTTGTACCAATTGGGGCAACCAAAATGACTTATTTGCTTATGCCTGTGCAAATTCGTAGCTAATTTCAAACCTA
This window harbors:
- the dnaN gene encoding DNA polymerase III subunit beta, whose protein sequence is MRLVCPQNQLAANLALVGRAVASRPTHPILANIRLDADGSNQSLGMTAFDLNLGIQVSFPAQVVEAGSITLPAKLLNDIVSRLPDEDITITVDKDNTMVSIVCGSGRYQMHGLPVEEFPELPQIGEDGETTYLPVESMLSGLSSTLFATSADETKRILTGVHLTATADRLEFAATDGHRLSVVQTGFLDADEPPVTGDTVTTNLEVTIPARALRELERMLNQQTEGAIAVKFDRANMIFQSANQILISRLLDGTYPNYRQLIPSRFDRQVTVERKLFLSALERIAVLADQKNNIVKITIDSTGQEISLSVEAPDVAAGRESLPAQVSGEDVEIAFNVKYLLDGLKALPSNEIQIQMNNPTSPAVLVPIGATKMTYLLMPVQIRS